gtAGTTAGTCCCAGGGGTAGTTAGCCCCAGGGGTAGTTAGCCCCAAAGGTAGTTAGTCCCAGGGGTAGTTAGCCCCAGGGGTAGTTAGCCCCAGGGGTAGTTAGCCCCAGGGGTAGTTAGCCCCAGGGGTAGTTAGCCCCAAGGGTAGTTAGCCCCAGGGGTAGTTAGCCCCAAAGGTAGTTAGTCCCAGGGGTAGTTAGCCCCAGAGGTAGTTAGCCCCAGGGGTAGTTAGCCCCAGGAGTAGTTAGCCCCAGGGGTAGTTAGCCCCAGGGGTAATTAGCCCCAGGAGTAGTTAGCCCCAGGAGTAGTTAGCCCCAGGGGTAGTTAGCCCCAGGAGTAGTTAGCCCCAGGGGTAGTTAGCCCCAGGAGTAGTTAGCCCCaagggtagttagctccaggggtAGTTAGTCCCATGGGTAGTTAGCCCCAGGGGTAGTAAGCCCCAGGGGTAGTTAGTCCCAGGGGTAGTTAGCCCCAGGGGTAGTTAGCCCCAGGGGTAGTTAGCCCCAGGGGTAGTTAGCCCCAAGGGTAGTTAGCCCCAGGGGTAGTTAGCCCCAGGGGTAGTTAGCCCCAAGGGTAGTTAGCCCCAGGGGCAGTTAGCCCCAGGGGTAGTTAGCCCCAAGGGTAGTTAGCCCCAAGGGTAGTTAGCCCCAGGGGTAGTTAGCCCCAGGGGTAGTTAGCCCCAAGGGTAGTTAGCCCCAGGGGTAGTTAGCCCCAGGGGTAGTTAGCCCCAGGGGTAGTTAGCCCCAGGGGTAGTTAGCCCCAAGGGTAGTTAGTGTCATTTCAAAGCGCTGACGAGTATGAACAATTCATCAGGCTTCTATTATTTTACATAAATGTTTGTCAATTTATTTTGACAATTATTACATATGTCAATTATAAAATAATTGACTATAAAAATAAGTTAAAATATTTTAGATTCCCAGAGTATAAATTATTTATGTCTCGGTGAGACCAATCTTTGGTTCAGGGACTGTCAAGCGGTCAGGGACTGTCAAGCGGTCAGGGACTGTTAAGCGGTCAGGGACTGTCAAGCAGTCAGGGACTGTCAAGCGGTCAGGGACTGTCAAGCAGTCAGGGACTGTCAAGCGGTCAGGGACTGTCAAGCGGTTAGGGACTGTCAAGCAGTCAGGGACTGTCAAGCGGTCAGGGACTGTCAAGCGGTTAGGGACTGTCAAGCAGTCAGGGACTGTCAAGCGGTCAGGGACTGTCGGATTCACTCCcatttcaaaatatattttttgttttagtcTTCATATTTATACTGTGATCTCATAGAGGATTTGTAATAGAGTTTTATGTTGTGAGTTGTCAGTTGTGGCGGCCTTGTTCTCAACTTTTGTAAATATCTTCTGAAATTGTTGGTGACTTCTCTAGTTGTTTATCCCTTGTTGACATGTTACCAGGCATTTTCTAGCTCATATTTACACATATATGCTTTAAGGAACGCCTGctacccaaatatatatatatatatatatatatatatatatatatatatatatatatatatatatatatatatatatatatataggcatcctttaggcatttgtcttgtatgttttgtaacctttaaatacacaataaaggaaaaaaaaaaaaaaaaaaaaaaaaaaaaaggaagggggtggtaggagaaaagcacacagaaactgtattggaggggacctacattccctccagtgcgttatgtgtggtttcctccgaggctatgggtcccccttcttccaaccagaggtggtactcccttcccttttgttaatatatatatatatatatatatatatatatatatatatatatatatatatatatatatatatatatatatatatatatatatattagtatattttggtagcagtctttcctgtagacatatattattaaatatgaccgaaaaagtaagattaataattctaacacgaattttctcaatctttcgtacatttcttttcactgttggaggtaaatcaaaaatcaattctccaaaattcatttttatttctagtctgacgcgacacgagcgcgtttcgtaaaacttattacattttcaaagactttagttcacaaatacacaactgaatagaacttacgcatctccgattttatatctacatttgagtgaggtggaaggggtgaggtggcattaacacaagacagaacaagatgtggcattaatagggtattaatttcatcaacacaagacagaacacgaaacaatggatattgaatagaagtgtttgtagaaagcctattggtccatatttcttgatgcttctatattggagcggagtcttgaggtgggtagaatatagttgtgcattaattggctgttgattgctggtgttgacttcttgatgtgtagtgcctcgcaaacgtcaagccgcctgctatcgctgtatctatcgatgatttctgtgttgtttactaggatttctctggcgatggtttggttgtgggaagagattatatgttccttaatggagccctgttgcttatgcatcattaaacgcctagaaagagatgttgttgtcttgcctatatactgggttttttggagcttacagtccccaagagggcatttgaaggcatagacgacgttagtctcttttaaagcgttctgttttgtgtctggagagtttctcatgagtaggctggccgtttttctggttttatagtaaatcgtcagttgtatcctctgatttctgtctgtagggataacgtttctattaacaatatctttcaggaccctttcctccgttttatgagctgtggaaaagaagttcctgtaaaatagtctaatagggggtataggtgttgtgttagttgtctcttcagaggttgcatggcgtttcactttccttcttatgatgtcttcgacgaaaccattggagaagccgttgttgactaggacctgccttaccctacagagttcttcgtcgacttgcttccattctgagctgtggctgagagcacggtcgacatatgcattaacaacactcctcttgtacctgtctgggcagtcgctgttggcatttaggcacattcctatgttcgtttccttagtgtagactgcagtgtggaaacctccgctcttttccatgactgttacatctaaaaagggcagcttcccatccttttccatctcgtaagtgaaacgcaacacggaactctgctcaaatgcctccttcagctcctgcagatgtctgacatcaggtacctgtgtaaaaatgtcgtcaacatacctgcagtatatggccggtttcaagttcatgtcgactaagactttttgctcgatggtacccatgtagaagtttgcaaacaggacacctaggggagaacccatggcgaccccatctacttgcttatacatgtgcccatccgggctcaagaagggtgcctctttagtacaagcttggagtagtttcctcagaatattttctggtatgtcaagaggagtacaggctggatcacgatacactctgtcggctatcatcccgattgtctcgtccacaggtacgttggtaaacagcgattctacgtccaacgaggctcttatccctgtggctcgtgtgccccgcagtaagtcaacaaattcctttggagacttcaggctgaaggcgcaaggaacataaggagtcagcaggccgttgagtcgcttcgccagtctgtacgtgggtgtgggtatctggctaatgattggccgaagtgggtttccaggtttgtgtgtcttgacatttccatacgcatatccgggtttatattccccaatgatctttggcaggtggagtccggatttcttggcgttcacagtttcgatcagtttgttgacctttgcttttaattcggctgtagtgtccttcgttaccctttggaacttagtttggtcagagagtatgatgttcattttcgctagatattcgtcttttttaagaatgacatatattggcgacttgtcacctgaatatgttgaatatgaccgaaaaagtaagattattaattctaaaacgatttttttttcagtatttcttatgtttttcttcattgtAAGGTGGAaataaaaatatcaattctccaaaattcctttttagtaatagtctgacgcctagaagcgtttcttaagggcttcttacattctcaaagacttctttacacttaacactacacttatgaccTACACCTATGATACActtgatacactgtgtatgaaacatttgacataacACTTGATTTTTAttggtttgggtgaggtgggtacatgagaatggaagtaactgcagagggcctattggcccatacgatgccttgaagtgggtagaatatagttgtgcattaattggctgttgattgctggtgttgactttttgatgtgtagtgcctcgctgatgtcgagtctcctgctatcgctgtacctatcgatgatttctgtgttgtttgttaatatttctctggtgatggtctggttgagaGTCttgacaaacaacacagaaatcatcgataggtacagcgatagcaggcggctcgacatcagcgaggcactacacatcaaaaagtcaacaccagcaatcaacagtcaattattgcacaacaatatatatatatatatatatatatatatatatatatatatatatatatatatatatatatatatatatataatgtcgtacctagtagccagaacgcacttctcagcctactatgcaaggcccgatttgcctaataagccaagttttcctgatattTCCtgatattatattttttctaatttagaatctaagctcttgggtcccttgttgtttcaatgagcctagaacccagttccttcaaaaaactggtagcacttttaccccaggcgccgagtgtctcagaagcaatggggacaaaattgtagtggtgatccagttctctatacttatgggatttggctgcttccctgtgggtggcagcgccacctggttgtgcaacatgtgcaacacacacacatatatatatatatatatatatatatatatatatatatatatatatatatatatatatatatatatatatatatatatgaaggttcAGAAGGACCTTCAACAGCACCAGTCAAGGCAAGAGATCACATGTTCGTTTTCATCAACTCAGTCTCTATTGGAGAACTGAACGATGGCCGGATGCCCCTGATGCTGGGGTACCTGGAGATGCCTGGATGCCCCTGATGCTGGGGTACCTGGAGATGCCCGGATGCCCCAGATGGTGGGGGACCTGGAGATGCCCGGATGCCCCAGATGCTGGGTGACCTGGAGATGGCCGGATGCCCCTGATGCTGGGTGACCTGGAGATGCCCGGATGCCCCAGATGCTGGGTGACCTGGAGATGGCCGGATGCCCCTGATGCTGGGTGACCTGGAGATGGCCGGATGCCCCAGATGCTGGGGTACCTGGAGATGGCCGGATGCTCCTGATGCTGGGGGACCTGGAGAAGGCCGGATGCCCCTGATGCTGGGGTACCTGGAGATGCCCGGATGCCCCTGATGCTGGGGTACCTGGAGATGCCCGGATGCCCCTGATGCTGGGGGACCTGGAGATGCCCGGATGCCCCTGATGCTGGGGGACCTGGAGATGCCCGGATGCCCCTGATGCTGGGGGACCTGGAGATGCCCGGATGCCCCTGATGCTGGGGGACCTGGAGATGCCCGGATGCCCCAGATGCTGGGGGACCTGGAGATGCCCGGATGCCCCAGATGCTGGGGGACCTGGAGATGCCCGGATGCCCCAGATGCTGGGGTACCTGGAGATGCCCGGATGCCCCTGATGCTGGGGGACCAGGAGATGCCCGGATGCCCCAGATGCTGGGGGACCTGGAGATGCCCGGATGCCCCAGATGCTGGGGTACCTGGAGATGCCCGGATGCCCCTGATGCTGGGGGACCAGGAGATGCCCGGATGCCCCTGATGCTGGGGGACCTGGAGATGCCCGGATGCCCCTGATGCTGGGGGACCAGGAGATGCCCGGATGCCCCTGATGCTGGGGGACCAGGAGATGCCCGGATGCCCCTGATGCTGGGGGACCAGGAGATGCCCGGATGCCCCTGATGCTGGGGGACCAGGAGATGCCCGGATGCCCCTGATGCTGGGGGACCAGGAGATGCCCGGATGCCCCTGATGCTGGGGGACCAGGAGATGCCCGGATGCCCCTGATGCTGGGGGACCAGGAGATGCCCGGATGCCCCTGATGCTGGGGGACCAGGAGATGCCCGGATGCCCCTGATGCTGGGGGACCAGGAGATGCCCGGATGCCCCTGATGCTGGGGGACCAGGAGATGCCCGGATGCCCCTGATGCTGGGGGACCAGGAGATGCCCGGATGCCCCTGATGCTGGGGGACCAGGAGATGCCCGGATGCCCCTGATGCTGGGGGACCTGGAGATGCCCGGATGCCCCTGATGCTGGGGGACCTGGAGATGCCCGGATGCCCCTGATGCTGGGGGACCTGGAGATGCCCGGATGCCCCAGATGCTGGGGGACCAGGAGATGCCCGGATGCCCCTGATGCTGGGGGACCAGGAGATGCCCGGATGCCCCTGATGCTGGGGGACCAGGAGATGCCCGGATGCCCCTGAACAGATGATAAATGGCAAAAATAGTAATGcacaaaaaaattaaatgaaaataacacacacgataaaaataaatataatttacttaataaattatatgaattataataattgttataatttttaatataattataaacttgacATATTCTAGTGACTTATACATTAATATTAACTATAGAAACTCACAGACGAATAATTGAAGTTTATTTCATAACATTCAACATTCAGTATTCTGCCACATTAAAACTTCATTCTCTaatcattaaatatatatatatatatatatata
This portion of the Procambarus clarkii isolate CNS0578487 chromosome 59, FALCON_Pclarkii_2.0, whole genome shotgun sequence genome encodes:
- the LOC138353774 gene encoding collagen alpha-5(IV) chain-like, encoding MAWRFPPDNSRKSPVSGTQIIELSIRQSLVAIDNFTEMVYCNGGIRASPGPPASGASGHLLVPQHQGHPGISWSPSIWGIRASPGPPASGASGHLQVPQHQGHPGISRSPSIRGIRASPGPPASGASGHLLVPQHQGHPGISWSPSIRGIRASPGPPASGASGHLLVPQHQGHPGISWSPSIRGIRASPGPPASGASGHLLVPQHQGHPGISWSPSIRGIRASPGPPASGASGHLLVPQHQGHPGISWSPSIRGIRASPGPPASGASGHLLVPQHQGHPGISRYPSIWGIRASPGPPASGASGHLLVPQHQGHPGISRYPSIWGIRASPGPPASGASGHLQVPQHLGHPGISRSPSIRGIRASPGPPASGASGHLQVPQHQGHPGISRSPSIRGIRASPGTPASGASGHLQVPQHQGHPAFSRSPSIRSIRPSPGTPASGASGHLQVTQHQGHPAISRSPSIWGIRASPGHPASGASGHLQVTQHLGHPGISRSPTIWGIRASPGTPASGASRHLQVPQHQGHPAIVQFSNRD